The genome window CGGTACAAGCACAGGTTTTAAATTTATTCAATGATTTAAAAAATGACTTCGGTTTCACTTATATTTTTATTTCCCACGATTTATCGGTTGTAAAATTTATGTCGGATAGGTTGATAGTAATGAACAATGGTAAGATTGAAGAAATGAATTTTGCCAATGAAGTTTATAAAAATCCGCAATCAGATTATACAAAAAAATTAATTAATTCTATTCCGAAAATAGAAATTGAAAATTAATAATGAAAAAGTAAAAAAAAATTATAAAAAAAAGAAATAGTACTTTTCAGCAAAAAAAAACATATAATAATTTATAAAAAATCAATTCTACTTGTCGATTTTTATATTAAAACAAGATTATTTTGCAATAAGTTGCAAGTTCGAATTCCTAAAAAACTCCAAATTTTTTAAAACTCCGCGTTCTTTGGTGTTCTTGGGAAGGGAATAACATCACGGATATTTGCCATTCCTGTTACAAATAAAATTAATCTTTCAAATCCCAGACCGAAACCGCTATGCGGAGCAGTTCCAAATTTGCGGGTTTCGAGATACCACCACAAATCTTTTGTAGGAAGTTTTAATTCATTAATTCTATTTAAAAGTTTATCATAATTTTCTTCTCTTTGTGAACCGCCAATAATTTCACCTATTCTAGGAAACAAAACATCCATAGCCCTTACAGTTTTTCCATCATCGTTTTGTTTCATGTAGAATGCTTTTATTTCTTTAGGATAATCGGTTAAAATAACAGGTTTCTGAAAATGTTTTTCAACAAGGTATCTTTCATGTTCTGCCTGCAAATCGCAACCCCAGCTCACAGGAAATTCAAATTTCTGTCCTGATTTTTCAAGAATATCAATTGCTTCGGTATATGTTAATCTTTCAAACTTATTATTTATTATTGATTTTATTCTTTCAATTAATTCGTTGTCATAAGTTTTTTGTAAAAATTCAATATCGTCAAAACAATTTTCTAAAACATAGTTCATTAGATATTTCAGCATTTCTTCGGCTAAGTTCATGTTATCGGCGATTTCATAAAATGCCATTTCGGGTTCAATCATCCAGAATTCTGCAAGATGTCGCGGAGTATTTGAATTTTCGGCTCTGAACGTTGGACCAAAA of Bacteroidales bacterium contains these proteins:
- the asnS gene encoding asparagine--tRNA ligase, with translation MERIKIKELLKIPEKTGIDNDVCVKGWVRTKRGNKNIAFIALNDGSIIHNIQVVVEVANFDEEILKQITTGSCICVEGTLVKSVGQGQSVEIQAKKIEIYGSADAETYPLQKKGHTLEFLREIAHLRPRTNTFGAIFRIRHALAFAIHKFFNDKGFVYLHTPVITGSDCEGAGSMFRVTTLDAINPPKNSDGTINCNEDFFGKPTNLTVSGQLEGELAALAIGEIYTFGPTFRAENSNTPRHLAEFWMIEPEMAFYEIADNMNLAEEMLKYLMNYVLENCFDDIEFLQKTYDNELIERIKSIINNKFERLTYTEAIDILEKSGQKFEFPVSWGCDLQAEHERYLVEKHFQKPVILTDYPKEIKAFYMKQNDDGKTVRAMDVLFPRIGEIIGGSQREENYDKLLNRINELKLPTKDLWWYLETRKFGTAPHSGFGLGFERLILFVTGMANIRDVIPFPRTPKNAEF